A region of the Phaseolus vulgaris cultivar G19833 chromosome 11, P. vulgaris v2.0, whole genome shotgun sequence genome:
TTGGGAATCTAATACTAAATGTTTTTTAACATCAAGACGGATTTGAATTGTTTTGAATTATCTTCTGGGCTTAAGGTAAATTTCTTGAAGAGATAGATTGGTGGACTAGGAGTTGATCAAATTACGATTCAGAGTTTTGTGGATATTATTAATCGTGACGTGATGGGAACTCCTTTTGCTTACTTGGGTATGTCGGTAGGGGGTGTCATAAGAGAGGTGCATTTTGGGGTTGCGTGGTTGAAAGATTGAAGAGTAGATTGAGTAGGTGGAAAGGTAGGTTTTTGTTCATGGCTGGGAGGATCTCTCTGATTAAGTTTGTACTTTCTTCTATCCTGTTATTCTATACGTATTTATTCAAAATGCCTTCTAAAGTGGTAAACAAGATAGTGAGAATCCAAAGGAACTTTCTATGGGGGTTGGGGTCGGAAGGGAGGAAGATTGCCTAGGCATCTTGGAAAAAGGTTTGTGAGTTACAAGAGGCTGGTGGTCTTGGAATCCTTGATTTAAGGGCTTTTAATATGGTGTTACTAGGAAAATGGATATGGCGTCTGTGATGGATAAGGGCGGGTTGTGGAAGGAGATACTTGTTTCTAAATATGGTGGTTGGAAAAGTTTGAGAGAGGGTGGGAAATTTGGTAAGGATTCCATTTGGTGGAATGATTTGAAGGAGGTTTGGGAACAAAACTTTGAGGATGATTTCTTTTGGAGGATTGGTAATGGTAAGGGAATTTGCTTTTGGGAGGATATTTGGGTGGGTTGTGGTTCTTTGAAGTGCGTTTTCCCGAGGTTGTTTTCCTCGAGCATTTCCAAAGTCTCTAAGTTGACAGAGTTTGGGGGTTGGAGTAACGACGTTTGGGAGTGGTGTTTAGCTTGGAGAAggagtatttttttaatgggAAAATATTTTGGAGAGTCAATTTCTACAGGAACTTCAAGGGTTGAGGCTTGACTTGAAAAAGGAAGATAGTTGGATTTGGAAGGATGTAGAGTTTttagcgtattcagttaaatcAGCTTATGTATCTTTAAGAAGGGA
Encoded here:
- the LOC137834761 gene encoding uncharacterized protein — encoded protein: MDMASVMDKGGLWKEILVSKYGGWKSLREGGKFGKDSIWWNDLKEVWEQNFEDDFFWRIGNGKGICFWEDIWELQGLRLDLKKEDSWIWKDVEFLAYSVKSAYVSLRREIEGENRIVYDKFWRCKALPSAHVTTWRAMSNKIATRVNLEKRGVEVESLSCSLCGKQEESSWHLFF